From a region of the Comamonadaceae bacterium OTU4NAUVB1 genome:
- a CDS encoding LysR family transcriptional regulator: MRDLDLTTLRLFVAVCETGSLSRAAEQAHIVGSAISKRLAQLEGGLGTPLLVRRRRGVVPTPAGATLLEHARVVLAGVDRLGRDMAGYAGGARGMVRVLCTSSVLEESLAHDVADFLRLPAHGDIQVTMEDHISSQVVRGVFEGTASLGLCWDAVDTQGLSTRPYRTDRLAMVMHPAHSLAGHQQLHYAQTLAHQQVGLPATTILQILLRRVAAEQGLQIQSRATVSNFDAALRVVQADLALAVVPVEVAGIYAGAVGLRVVALADAWARRQFVVCFKDQATLSTAARLLLEHLANRSDQHGD; this comes from the coding sequence ATGAGAGACCTCGACCTGACCACCCTGCGCCTGTTCGTCGCCGTGTGCGAGACCGGGAGCCTGAGCCGCGCCGCCGAGCAGGCGCACATCGTCGGCTCGGCGATCAGCAAGCGCCTGGCGCAGCTCGAGGGCGGCCTGGGCACGCCGCTGCTGGTGCGCCGTCGGCGCGGCGTGGTGCCCACGCCCGCCGGTGCGACCCTGCTCGAGCACGCCCGCGTCGTGCTCGCCGGTGTCGACCGCCTCGGGCGCGACATGGCGGGCTATGCGGGCGGCGCGCGGGGAATGGTGCGGGTGCTGTGCACGTCCTCCGTGCTGGAGGAATCGCTGGCGCACGACGTGGCCGACTTCCTGCGCCTGCCGGCGCATGGAGACATCCAGGTCACGATGGAGGACCACATCAGCTCGCAGGTGGTGCGTGGCGTGTTCGAAGGCACGGCCTCGCTGGGGCTGTGCTGGGACGCCGTCGACACGCAGGGTCTGTCGACGCGGCCCTACCGCACCGATCGGCTGGCCATGGTGATGCACCCGGCGCATTCGCTGGCGGGTCACCAGCAGCTGCACTACGCGCAGACGCTGGCACACCAACAGGTCGGACTGCCCGCCACCACCATCCTGCAGATCCTGCTGCGGCGGGTCGCCGCCGAGCAGGGCCTGCAGATCCAGAGCCGCGCCACGGTGTCGAACTTCGACGCCGCGCTGCGCGTGGTGCAGGCCGACCTCGCCCTGGCGGTGGTGCCGGTCGAGGTGGCCGGCATCTACGCCGGTGCCGTGGGGCTGCGCGTCGTTGCGCTGGCCGACGCCTGGGCGCGGCGACAGTTCGTCGTGTGTTTCAAGGATCAGGCCACGCTGTCCACCGCTGCGCGGTTGCTGCTCGAACACCTTGCCAACCGGTCCGACCAGCACGGCGATTGA
- the rraA gene encoding ribonuclease E activity regulator RraA, translating to MNTADLCDSEGAGARICPGPWRSFGRCRRAAGRIVTVRTFEDAEPIRLRLAQPGEGRILVVDAGGSLDVAVLGDRMATLGRDNGWAGALIHGAVRDADALQRGDFAVFALGTSPARARGRFAADSGDVVTLRGVPFKSGDFVAMDDDGVVVVAS from the coding sequence ATGAACACCGCGGACCTCTGCGACAGCGAGGGCGCCGGGGCGCGCATCTGCCCGGGACCCTGGCGTTCGTTCGGTCGATGCCGGCGCGCTGCCGGCAGGATCGTGACGGTGCGCACCTTCGAGGACGCCGAGCCGATCCGGCTGCGACTCGCCCAGCCTGGCGAAGGCCGGATCCTGGTGGTGGATGCCGGCGGGTCCCTGGACGTGGCCGTCCTCGGCGACCGCATGGCGACCCTGGGACGGGACAACGGCTGGGCAGGTGCGCTGATCCACGGCGCGGTGCGCGACGCCGATGCGTTGCAACGCGGGGATTTCGCCGTCTTCGCGCTCGGAACTTCGCCCGCACGTGCGCGAGGCCGCTTCGCTGCCGACTCCGGAGACGTCGTGACGTTGCGGGGCGTGCCGTTCAAGTCCGGAGACTTCGTCGCCATGGATGACGATGGCGTGGTGGTCGTCGCGTCGTGA
- a CDS encoding tripartite tricarboxylate transporter substrate binding protein: protein MNPVITRRSLGALIGATLLTASLVAGAQSPASDKPIRLIVPLAAGSTVDAVARALAPGFGRTTGHPVVVENLVGAGGIPGTTQIVRAPKDGLTLGMISSNHVINPGIYKSVPYDSLTDITPIAVLATVPLVLVVNPAVPAKTLGELVALAKAKPGTLNYGSAGNGSTLHLAGELMVSETGVDMKHVPYRGTGPLVTDLIGGQVQLGFVSVSQVAPHVKSGALRALAVSTTRRSTALPDVPTMAEAGAPRYGFDAWIALIGPAGLPRTLVDGYAAAIKAALHAPEAQTAIAGQGLMVLDTGPDAAPAFLQAELAKHQKLVRQSGATLD, encoded by the coding sequence ATGAACCCAGTCATCACCCGGCGCTCGCTCGGCGCGCTGATCGGCGCGACGCTGCTGACGGCCTCGCTCGTCGCGGGCGCGCAATCCCCGGCCTCCGACAAACCGATCCGCCTGATCGTGCCGCTGGCCGCGGGCTCGACGGTCGACGCCGTGGCACGGGCCCTGGCGCCCGGCTTCGGCCGCACCACCGGCCACCCGGTCGTGGTGGAGAACCTCGTGGGCGCGGGCGGTATTCCCGGCACGACGCAGATCGTCCGCGCGCCCAAGGACGGCCTCACGCTCGGCATGATCTCGTCGAACCACGTCATCAATCCCGGCATCTACAAGAGCGTGCCTTATGACAGCCTGACGGACATCACGCCCATCGCCGTGCTGGCCACGGTGCCGCTGGTGCTGGTGGTGAATCCGGCCGTGCCGGCGAAAACCCTCGGTGAACTGGTCGCCCTGGCGAAGGCGAAGCCCGGGACGCTGAACTACGGCTCCGCGGGCAACGGCAGCACGCTGCACCTGGCCGGCGAGCTGATGGTGAGCGAGACCGGGGTCGACATGAAGCACGTGCCCTACCGCGGCACGGGCCCGTTGGTCACCGACCTGATCGGCGGGCAGGTGCAGCTCGGTTTCGTCTCGGTGTCGCAGGTCGCGCCGCACGTGAAGTCCGGCGCCTTGCGGGCACTGGCGGTGTCGACGACCCGCCGCTCGACCGCCCTGCCCGACGTGCCGACCATGGCCGAGGCCGGCGCGCCGCGCTATGGCTTCGACGCATGGATCGCCCTGATCGGCCCCGCCGGGCTGCCCAGGACCCTGGTGGACGGCTACGCCGCGGCGATCAAGGCCGCCTTGCACGCGCCGGAGGCGCAGACCGCCATCGCGGGCCAGGGCCTCATGGTGCTGGACACCGGTCCCGACGCGGCCCCCGCCTTCCTGCAGGCCGAACTGGCGAAGCACCAGAAGCTCGTCAGGCAGTCCGGCGCCACCCTGGACTGA